From one Lycium barbarum isolate Lr01 chromosome 6, ASM1917538v2, whole genome shotgun sequence genomic stretch:
- the LOC132600670 gene encoding purine permease 3-like: protein MEDQGLSTNMKRFLLIIYSLIMAVGICGGPLMLRLYFVEGGSRIWLNSWLQSGGWPLTLIPLAFLYLYRRKIEGSDAKFYFITPQIFIASFIIGVLTGLDAFLYTWGASKLPVSTSTLLISAQLAFTAIGAFFIVKVKFTPYSINAVVLLIVGAVLLGIRANGDRPEGVTSKAYILGFIMTLLAAALYGLILPFIELIYLKAKQAITATLVLEIQMVMCFAATAFCTVGMIANKDFQAISREAKQFNLGEARYYIVVVWSAMIWQCFFVGAVGVIYLSSSLMSGVIISVLLPVTEVLGVIFFNEKFSSEKGLSLFLSLWGFVSYFYGEFKQTKKQKIKSPENEMIATQIETV, encoded by the exons ATGGAAGATCAAGGATTAAGCACTAACATGAAGAGATTCCTCTTGATAATATACAGTCTGATAATGGCCGTTGGCATATGTGGTGGTCCACTAATGTTGCGTCTATATTTTGTCGAAGGAGGTTCTAGAATTTGGCTTAACAGTTGGTTACAAAGTGGTGGATGGCCACTCACCCTTATACCACTTGCCTTCCTATACTTGTATCGTCGAAAAATCGAGGGCTCTGATGCCAAGTTTTACTTTATAACACCCCAAATTTTCATTGCATCATTTATCATTGGCGTTCTCACGGGACTTGACGCTTTTCTCTACACCTGGGGCGCGTCGAAACTCCCCGTTTCAACTTCTACACTTCTTATCTCTGCTCAACTTGCCTTCACGGCTATAGGTGCATTTTTCATAGTGAAGGTGAAGTTTACGCCGTACTCAATTAATGCGGTGGTTCTGTTGATAGTCGGTGCGGTTTTATTGGGTATTCGGGCTAACGGTGATCGGCCCGAGGGTGTGACTAGTAAAGCCTATATTCTTGGTTTTATTATGACCCTTTTGGCTGCAGCTTTGTATGGACTTATTTTGCCTTTTATTGAGTTGATTTATTTGAAGGCAAAGCAGGCAATTACTGCTACTTTGGTGTTGGAGATTCAGATGGTCATGTGTTTTGCTGCTACTGCTTTTTGCACTGTAGGAATGATTGCCAATAAGGACTTTCAG GCAATTTCAAGGGAAGCAAAACAATTTAACCTGGGAGAAGCTAGATATTATATAGTGGTAGTATGGAGTGCCATGATTTGGCAATGTTTTTTTGTAGGTGCTGTTGGAGTTATTTACCTCTCTTCTTCTTTAATGTCTGGGGTTATAATATCAGTTTTACTGCCAGTTACTGAGGTATTAGGCGTAATTTTCTTTAATGAGAAATTTTCTAGTGAAAAGGGactttctctttttctctctctttggggtTTCGTCTCATACTTCTATGGAGAGTTCAAACAAACAAAGAAGCAGAAGATTAAAAGTCCAGAGAATGAGATGATAGCGACGCAAATCGAAACTGTTTGA
- the LOC132643747 gene encoding uncharacterized protein LOC132643747 — MAEASKLHPATTVTNIKSCIPIVLDYEGSQYNNWATLFKLHCRVKLVIDHILPPASPTEPPPATAAKKIATKALWERLDEIVRQWIYGTISNDLLNTIIHPEDTAAEAWNRLVHLFQDNKSARALALDAKFTKTKLVDFSNVKAYCTRVKVLADNLANVGHKVSDERLVLRLLRGLSEEYKTFRTTVQHRTPLPSFDVVRSMLKLEEDSHGEDAIHDSGSNAALVSHNVNPQNFSGNGQPNNS; from the coding sequence ATGGCTGAAGCATCCAAGTTGCATCCTGCGACTACAGTCACCAATATTAAATCATGCATTCCTATTGTTCTTGACTATGAAGGAAGCCAATACAATAACTGGGCTACCCTCTTCAAGCTCCATTGCCGAGTAAAGTTGGTGATCGACCACATCCTCCCTCCTGCCTCCCCCACCGAGCCACCACCGGCAACTGCAGCCAAGAAAATTGCTACAAAGGCTTTATGGGAACGGCTAGATGAAATTGTTAGGCAATGGATATATGGTACGATATCGAATGATCTTCTCAACACCATCATTCATCCAGAGGACACCGCAGCCGAGGCTTGGAATCGCCTTGTCCATCTCTTTCAGGACAACAAATCGGCTAGGGCTCTTGCTCTTGATGCAAAATTCACCAAAACCAAATTGGTGGATTTTTCGAATGTGAAAGCATATTGCACCAGGGTGAAAGTTCTTGCAGACAATCTCGCCAACGTCGGCCACAAAGTTTCCGACGAACGACTTGTGCTTCGTCTTCTGCGAGGGTTATCGgaagaatataaaacttttcgAACAACAGTGCAGCACCGTACTCCTCTCCCATCTTTTGACGTTGTCCGGTCGATGCTCAAACTTGAAGAAGACAGCCATGGCGAGGACGCTATTCACGACTCCGGGTCGAATGCTGCTCTCGTTTCCCACAATGTTAATCCTCAGAATTTCTCCGGTAATGGACAGCCCAATAATTCTTAA